A window from Pseudomonas alloputida encodes these proteins:
- a CDS encoding helix-turn-helix domain-containing protein — MNVGQAIRLCRTQRGVSQSTIANRANCSVSYLSMLENNKRDPTLSTVTRIAEALHVPVGLLFVLAADQSELGAIDEHVADQLMQSALASLGASANMTAQVGGHYG; from the coding sequence TGGACAAGCCATTCGACTGTGCCGAACGCAACGGGGCGTCTCTCAAAGCACCATTGCGAACCGAGCCAATTGCTCCGTGTCGTACTTGTCGATGCTTGAGAACAATAAGCGCGACCCGACACTTTCGACGGTTACAAGAATTGCCGAGGCATTGCATGTGCCTGTCGGCCTGCTGTTCGTTCTGGCTGCCGACCAAAGCGAACTGGGTGCGATAGACGAGCACGTCGCCGATCAGTTAATGCAGTCTGCGCTGGCATCACTGGGAGCATCGGCCAACATGACAGCGCAGGTGGGAGGCCACTATGGCTAA
- a CDS encoding AAA family ATPase, with translation MANAEQLKALVKSHIERDDQHFYSVAMQVAAREAKVGHGKLAEELRDMIDAAKARVSSHGTEGKLVPLARPRGELANLLTVSYPKNRLSDMVLDAEMAEQLGRIMKEQKHHSRIREHGLSPRRKLLLVGPPGTGKTMTASVLAGELGIPLFSVRLDALITKFMGETAAKLRQIFDAINDVRGVYFFDEFDAIGSQRGLANDVGEIRRVLNSFLQMIESDQSHSLIVAATNHVEILDYALFRRFDDVIEYRFPGAPQAARLIQSRLGKFAPKPFPLKALTSRAEGLSYAEIKRAVDESIKEAVMHDEACVKVDMLTRALDERRKLSFRMNHKKAVPNHAGSATS, from the coding sequence ATGGCTAATGCCGAACAACTCAAGGCGTTGGTGAAATCCCATATCGAGCGGGATGACCAGCACTTCTATTCCGTCGCCATGCAGGTCGCGGCTCGTGAAGCCAAGGTGGGGCATGGCAAGCTTGCCGAAGAACTGCGCGACATGATCGACGCGGCGAAAGCCCGTGTCTCATCGCATGGCACCGAGGGCAAACTGGTGCCATTGGCCCGTCCACGCGGTGAACTGGCGAACTTGCTGACGGTGTCCTACCCAAAGAATCGACTGTCGGACATGGTGCTCGATGCGGAGATGGCCGAACAGCTTGGCCGCATCATGAAGGAACAGAAGCACCATTCGCGTATCCGCGAGCATGGCCTGTCGCCGAGACGTAAATTGTTGCTGGTCGGCCCGCCTGGCACCGGCAAAACGATGACGGCCTCTGTGCTGGCCGGTGAACTGGGTATCCCGCTGTTTTCTGTTCGGCTGGATGCCCTGATTACCAAGTTCATGGGAGAGACCGCCGCCAAGCTGCGTCAAATATTCGATGCCATCAATGATGTGCGGGGTGTTTACTTCTTTGATGAGTTCGATGCCATCGGCTCGCAAAGAGGGCTGGCCAATGACGTGGGTGAGATTCGGCGGGTACTGAACAGCTTTCTGCAAATGATTGAAAGCGATCAATCCCATAGCCTGATCGTCGCAGCGACGAACCATGTGGAGATCCTTGACTACGCACTTTTCCGCCGGTTTGATGATGTGATCGAGTATCGGTTTCCAGGTGCGCCGCAAGCCGCCAGGCTGATCCAGTCGCGGCTTGGGAAGTTCGCGCCCAAACCTTTTCCACTCAAGGCGCTTACAAGCAGAGCGGAGGGTTTGAGCTACGCAGAGATTAAACGTGCAGTGGATGAGTCCATCAAGGAAGCGGTGATGCACGACGAGGCGTGTGTGAAGGTGGATATGCTGACACGCGCTCTCGATGAGCGCCGCAAATTAAGCTTCAGAATGAATCACAAGAAGGCCGTACCGAACCATGCCGGATCAGCCACAAGCTAA
- a CDS encoding S8 family peptidase yields the protein MKPAVAEAVRVQGELQLESGLGLQIQFSSQPDVELAFESLADARKRIELLSVRHEGNRTFANVFVPDGKLAHFEKYISDYLEEKKDRNGKARDHRKLIDAIESIRAAEIRALWTDAPELLPDDLATAFWWEVWLPVRGAGQRQIVVEDFKKLARLAECVVSDKQVNFPERTVLLMYGSQQQFSRSVMTLNCVAELRYAKETAEFFDGMGVREQQAWADDLLRRARLQPSDDTAPRVCLLDSGVTRAHPLLAPLMDASDLHTVEPAWGVDDEADHGTGLAGLAAYGDLTDALASADSINVPHRLESVKLIPAEGANEGDARHHAYLFTEGVARPEISAPNRSRVFASAVTASDYRDRGRPSSWSAAVDGLAADTDGAGESPRLFVLSAGNTRDPNAWAGYPDSLSTNLVHDPGQAWNAITVGACTDKIDTEGHPSLSPVAEAGGLSPFTTTTRTWDRAWPLKPEVVLEGGNTAKDELGAVGMASLNLLTTHNQPLDRLFTTSNATSAASALCAGMVAQIMAAYPHLRPETVRALLVHSAQWSEAMRGMFLPVVPNKDDYVHLIRHCGWGVPDLNRALWSAGDSLTLLVEDVVQPYAKVSGKVVTRDMNLHSLPWPKDELEALQDTPVEMRVTLSYFIEPNPSARGVASKYHYPSHRLRFDVQRPLDASTEHFVARVNAAAQREDEGDPVNPSDPNWLLGERQRHRGSLHQDVWKGTAADLASRGFIAVYPSAGWWRTRPALERYGLPARYSLVVSIQTQQTDVDLYAAISQKIPVANVVVVDT from the coding sequence TTGAAGCCTGCTGTGGCAGAGGCGGTGCGAGTTCAAGGGGAACTGCAACTGGAAAGTGGCCTTGGCTTGCAAATCCAGTTTTCCAGTCAACCGGATGTTGAGCTGGCGTTCGAGAGCTTGGCGGATGCTCGCAAGAGGATTGAGCTTCTCAGTGTTCGTCACGAGGGCAACCGGACCTTCGCCAATGTCTTTGTCCCTGATGGAAAGCTGGCGCATTTCGAGAAATACATTTCCGACTACCTCGAAGAGAAAAAGGATCGTAACGGCAAGGCGCGAGATCACCGCAAGCTGATCGATGCCATCGAATCCATCCGGGCAGCAGAAATCAGGGCTCTGTGGACTGACGCCCCCGAATTGCTGCCTGACGATCTCGCGACCGCCTTCTGGTGGGAGGTCTGGCTTCCGGTTCGAGGGGCGGGACAGCGGCAAATCGTTGTAGAGGACTTCAAGAAACTTGCTCGATTGGCGGAATGTGTCGTCAGTGACAAGCAGGTCAATTTCCCCGAACGCACGGTGCTGTTGATGTATGGATCGCAGCAGCAGTTCTCGCGGTCGGTGATGACGCTGAACTGTGTGGCTGAACTTCGCTATGCCAAGGAGACTGCTGAGTTCTTCGATGGCATGGGCGTACGCGAGCAGCAGGCGTGGGCGGACGACTTGCTGCGTCGTGCCCGGTTGCAGCCGTCGGACGATACGGCTCCCCGCGTCTGCCTGTTGGATTCCGGAGTGACTCGTGCGCATCCGCTCTTGGCGCCTTTGATGGATGCGAGCGATTTGCATACCGTGGAGCCGGCCTGGGGCGTGGATGATGAGGCTGATCATGGCACCGGCCTGGCGGGCTTGGCTGCCTATGGCGATCTCACGGATGCTCTGGCCTCTGCTGATTCAATCAATGTCCCTCATCGACTGGAGTCGGTGAAGCTGATACCGGCGGAAGGTGCGAATGAAGGTGATGCGCGCCACCACGCTTATCTTTTCACGGAAGGCGTCGCGCGGCCTGAAATCTCTGCGCCGAATCGGTCGCGCGTGTTTGCTTCGGCGGTGACGGCTTCGGACTACCGTGACCGTGGCCGTCCTTCCTCGTGGTCTGCTGCTGTCGATGGCCTTGCTGCGGATACCGATGGGGCTGGTGAAAGTCCGCGCCTGTTCGTGCTGTCCGCCGGCAACACGCGCGACCCCAATGCGTGGGCTGGATATCCCGATAGCCTTTCCACCAATCTCGTGCATGACCCCGGCCAGGCATGGAACGCAATCACGGTGGGTGCTTGTACTGACAAGATCGACACGGAAGGTCATCCTTCCTTGAGCCCCGTCGCCGAAGCCGGCGGCCTCAGCCCCTTCACGACGACAACCAGAACGTGGGATCGGGCATGGCCGTTGAAGCCCGAGGTTGTGCTGGAAGGAGGCAATACGGCCAAGGATGAACTGGGTGCGGTCGGTATGGCCAGCCTGAACTTGCTGACGACCCACAACCAGCCGCTGGATCGCCTGTTCACCACCAGCAACGCCACCAGTGCCGCGTCGGCATTGTGTGCGGGAATGGTGGCTCAGATCATGGCGGCCTATCCGCACCTCCGGCCGGAAACCGTGCGTGCGTTGCTGGTGCATTCTGCGCAATGGAGCGAGGCCATGCGCGGGATGTTCCTGCCCGTGGTGCCGAACAAGGACGATTACGTTCACTTGATTCGCCATTGCGGCTGGGGAGTCCCGGATTTGAACCGGGCACTATGGAGCGCGGGAGACTCGCTGACCTTGCTGGTTGAGGACGTGGTACAGCCTTACGCGAAGGTTTCAGGCAAGGTCGTGACGCGCGACATGAATTTGCATTCCTTGCCTTGGCCGAAGGATGAGTTGGAGGCATTGCAGGACACGCCCGTCGAGATGCGTGTCACGCTCTCCTACTTCATCGAACCCAATCCTTCGGCACGTGGTGTGGCCTCGAAGTATCACTACCCTTCGCATCGCCTGCGATTCGATGTGCAGCGTCCGCTGGATGCATCCACCGAGCATTTTGTCGCACGGGTGAATGCGGCAGCGCAGCGCGAGGATGAGGGTGACCCTGTGAACCCCTCAGATCCCAATTGGCTGTTGGGCGAACGGCAGCGGCATCGTGGTTCGCTGCATCAGGATGTCTGGAAAGGTACGGCGGCTGACTTGGCCAGCCGTGGCTTCATTGCTGTGTATCCTTCGGCTGGGTGGTGGCGGACACGGCCTGCGCTGGAACGTTATGGCCTGCCGGCGCGATATAGCTTGGTGGTATCCATTCAGACCCAGCAGACGGACGTTGATCTTTACGCTGCTATTTCCCAGAAAATCCCTGTGGCTAATGTTGTGGTTGTCGATACGTAA
- a CDS encoding helix-turn-helix domain-containing protein, whose product MQKLTIQPGRPPGTPTYESEPALAFGRAVRAARVAQGVAQDDFAYQAGISRSHMGKIERGEHVPTLPLILKIAAALGISASELMAATEKNLSAGSEPQDSA is encoded by the coding sequence ATGCAGAAGCTTACTATTCAGCCAGGTCGTCCACCTGGCACACCCACATATGAATCCGAACCAGCATTAGCTTTCGGGCGGGCCGTGCGTGCCGCTCGCGTCGCGCAGGGGGTCGCTCAAGACGATTTTGCGTATCAGGCGGGAATATCGCGTTCGCACATGGGCAAGATCGAACGCGGGGAGCATGTGCCGACGCTGCCTTTGATACTGAAAATCGCTGCCGCACTCGGGATAAGCGCCAGCGAATTGATGGCCGCGACTGAAAAGAACCTCAGCGCGGGCAGTGAGCCGCAAGATTCGGCATAG
- a CDS encoding substrate-binding domain-containing protein, whose product MDNITSQPAHLRLAIAPGVSSSQLSALLALQRAEEPEVSITFFEVAGDELLDGLREGRYDVGMSLQGASDPALETQPLWIEHMAVAIPLRLPLLEQASLTIADLQNYPIFRWEAETCSSLDRRLLARLPADPQNLQYVTSFEMMALWVSAGYGVGVSAQSRIKHAPGWGVSMRPLDDGPYEIVAHLHRPQGQANPVSERFERRALQIAKALPS is encoded by the coding sequence GTGGACAACATCACCAGCCAACCCGCCCACCTCAGGCTTGCGATTGCGCCAGGCGTATCGTCATCTCAGCTCTCGGCGCTGCTCGCGCTGCAACGAGCGGAAGAACCCGAGGTCAGCATCACGTTCTTTGAAGTGGCAGGTGACGAGCTGCTTGATGGGCTTCGTGAAGGCCGCTACGACGTGGGAATGTCGCTTCAAGGAGCGAGCGATCCGGCCCTGGAAACCCAGCCCTTGTGGATTGAGCACATGGCCGTTGCGATACCGCTGAGGCTTCCCTTGCTTGAGCAGGCATCGCTCACCATCGCCGACCTCCAGAACTATCCGATCTTTCGCTGGGAGGCTGAGACCTGTTCTTCGCTGGATCGTCGGCTGCTCGCGCGTCTGCCTGCTGACCCGCAGAACCTTCAGTACGTGACTTCCTTCGAGATGATGGCGCTATGGGTTTCTGCCGGCTACGGTGTCGGGGTATCCGCACAATCGCGTATCAAGCACGCCCCTGGATGGGGAGTCAGCATGCGACCACTGGACGACGGCCCCTACGAAATCGTGGCGCACCTGCATAGGCCCCAGGGGCAAGCGAACCCTGTTTCCGAACGGTTCGAGCGCAGGGCACTGCAGATCGCAAAAGCGCTCCCTTCCTGA
- a CDS encoding SulP family inorganic anion transporter: protein MFLSRWLPGLANLLHYRREWFHADLQAGLSVAAIQIPIAIAYAQIVGLPPQYGLYACVLPMMVYALIGSSRQLMVGPDAATCAMIAGAVAPLAMGDPQRIVELSVIVTVLVGVMLIAAGLARAGFIASFFSRPILIGYLNGIGLSLIAGQLSKVVGFKIEGDGFILSLINFFQRLGEIHWVTLIIGLAALGLLIWLPRRYPRLPAALTVVALFMLLVGLFGLDRFGVAVLGPVPAGIPQLAWPHSNLAEMKSLLRDALGIATVSFCSAMLTARSFAARHGYAINANHEFVALGVSNLAAGVSQGFAISGADSRTAVNDMVGGKSQLVGIIAALVIALILLFFTAPMAWIPQAALGAVLLMAGWGLIDIKSLGHIRRLSRFEFWLCLLTTAGVLSLGVLPGIVFAVTLAILRLLYSIYQPTDAVLGWLPGTEGQVDIRKFKDARTVPGLVVYRFDDAILFFNADYFKMRLLEAVQSQDQPKAVLFDAEAVTSIDVSGIAALREVRDTLAAQGILFAIARARGTFLRMLVRSGMARDMEEKLLFGSVRAGIRAYRVWRNRNRSVQVTEQG, encoded by the coding sequence ATGTTTCTCTCCCGCTGGCTACCGGGCCTTGCCAACCTGCTGCACTACCGCCGTGAATGGTTCCACGCCGATCTGCAAGCGGGCCTGTCGGTAGCCGCGATCCAGATTCCCATTGCCATTGCCTATGCGCAGATCGTCGGGCTGCCGCCGCAATATGGCCTGTACGCCTGTGTGCTACCGATGATGGTCTACGCGCTGATCGGTAGCTCGCGCCAGCTGATGGTCGGCCCCGACGCCGCCACCTGCGCGATGATCGCCGGTGCCGTGGCACCGCTGGCCATGGGTGACCCGCAGCGCATCGTCGAACTGTCGGTGATCGTCACCGTGCTGGTCGGCGTGATGCTGATTGCCGCGGGCCTGGCGCGGGCCGGGTTCATCGCCAGCTTCTTCTCGCGGCCGATCCTGATCGGCTACCTCAACGGTATCGGCCTGAGCCTGATCGCCGGGCAGCTGTCCAAGGTGGTGGGCTTCAAGATCGAGGGCGACGGTTTCATCCTCAGCCTGATCAACTTCTTCCAGCGCCTGGGGGAAATTCACTGGGTCACATTGATCATCGGCCTGGCCGCCCTGGGCCTGCTCATCTGGCTGCCACGGCGCTACCCGCGCCTGCCCGCAGCCCTCACGGTAGTGGCGCTGTTCATGCTGCTGGTTGGCCTGTTCGGCCTCGACCGCTTCGGCGTTGCCGTCCTTGGGCCGGTACCTGCAGGCATCCCGCAACTGGCCTGGCCACACAGCAACCTGGCGGAAATGAAGAGCCTGCTGCGCGACGCCCTGGGTATCGCCACCGTCAGCTTCTGCAGCGCCATGCTTACCGCACGCAGCTTTGCCGCCCGGCATGGCTATGCGATCAACGCCAACCACGAATTCGTCGCCCTGGGCGTGAGCAACCTGGCGGCCGGGGTTTCCCAGGGCTTTGCCATCAGCGGTGCCGACTCGCGCACTGCAGTCAACGACATGGTCGGTGGCAAAAGCCAGCTGGTAGGCATCATCGCGGCACTGGTGATTGCCCTGATCCTGCTGTTCTTCACCGCGCCCATGGCCTGGATCCCGCAGGCTGCGCTGGGCGCCGTGCTGCTGATGGCGGGCTGGGGGCTGATCGACATCAAATCGCTGGGGCATATCCGGCGTCTAAGCCGCTTCGAGTTCTGGCTGTGCCTGCTGACCACGGCGGGCGTACTGAGCCTGGGCGTGCTGCCCGGCATCGTGTTTGCCGTGACCCTGGCGATCCTGCGCCTGCTTTACAGCATCTACCAACCCACCGATGCCGTACTGGGCTGGCTGCCGGGCACCGAAGGCCAGGTGGACATCCGCAAGTTCAAAGACGCCCGCACCGTACCTGGCCTGGTGGTGTACCGCTTCGACGACGCCATCCTGTTCTTCAATGCCGACTACTTCAAGATGCGCCTGCTAGAAGCCGTGCAAAGCCAGGACCAGCCTAAAGCCGTGCTATTCGATGCCGAAGCGGTAACCAGCATTGATGTCAGCGGCATCGCCGCCCTGCGCGAAGTGCGTGACACCCTGGCGGCTCAAGGCATCCTCTTCGCCATCGCCCGCGCCCGTGGCACTTTCCTGCGCATGCTGGTGCGCTCGGGGATGGCGCGGGACATGGAAGAAAAACTGCTATTCGGCTCGGTACGCGCGGGGATTCGTGCGTACCGCGTGTGGCGCAACCGAAACCGCAGTGTGCAAGTGACCGAACAGGGTTAG
- a CDS encoding DUF4917 family protein codes for MPALDATLTPWPELAARHPCDALLLGNGASRAVWKPFGYFSLFEQAQRAGRKKGLAVSDQALFKSLATELFEPVLSALNTTVRTNAALAINSTAPLNRYYSIKEALIHAVRTVHLPWPLMPKATLATLNQALRGYRSVYTSNYDLLLPWAVQHAPSGFAELFDEQGYFDVRRTGSEGTRVLHLHGGLHLLKLPDGTTRQRSAESAELLDGFAVNIPGEVPLFVNEDRSDEKLRAIRNSDYLSWCLGQLAQENHGICLFGQHLDSSDRHLLDAVRQARPQQLSIAIRPLGEASVINQKQHFADRFGDLPGTAVHFFDASTHPLGQAALAIEVPSARR; via the coding sequence ATGCCCGCACTTGATGCCACCCTTACCCCCTGGCCAGAACTTGCCGCCCGCCACCCCTGCGACGCCCTGCTGCTGGGCAATGGCGCCAGCCGCGCAGTATGGAAGCCGTTCGGCTACTTCTCGCTGTTCGAGCAAGCGCAACGCGCAGGCCGCAAGAAAGGCCTGGCGGTCAGCGACCAGGCACTGTTCAAGTCCTTGGCCACGGAACTGTTCGAGCCGGTGCTCAGCGCCCTCAACACCACCGTGCGGACCAATGCCGCCCTGGCCATCAACTCCACCGCACCGCTGAACCGCTACTACTCGATCAAGGAAGCGTTGATTCACGCCGTGCGCACGGTGCATCTGCCCTGGCCGCTGATGCCGAAGGCCACACTGGCAACCCTCAATCAGGCGCTGCGCGGCTATCGAAGCGTCTACACCAGCAACTACGACCTGCTGCTGCCATGGGCCGTGCAGCACGCCCCGAGTGGCTTCGCCGAACTGTTCGACGAACAAGGCTATTTCGACGTGCGACGCACCGGCAGCGAAGGCACCCGGGTGCTGCACCTGCATGGCGGCCTGCACCTGCTCAAGCTGCCCGACGGCACCACCCGCCAGCGCAGCGCTGAAAGTGCCGAACTGCTCGATGGGTTTGCCGTGAACATCCCGGGTGAAGTACCGCTTTTCGTCAACGAAGACCGCAGCGATGAAAAACTGCGCGCTATCCGCAACTCGGACTACCTGAGCTGGTGCCTGGGGCAGCTGGCGCAGGAAAACCACGGGATATGCCTGTTCGGACAGCATCTGGACAGCAGTGACCGGCACCTGCTCGACGCTGTGCGCCAAGCCCGTCCGCAACAGCTATCCATTGCCATTCGGCCGCTGGGCGAGGCTTCGGTGATCAATCAGAAGCAGCATTTTGCAGATCGTTTCGGGGATTTGCCGGGGACGGCGGTGCATTTCTTCGATGCCAGCACCCACCCGTTGGGGCAGGCAGCATTGGCTATCGAAGTGCCCTCTGCTCGGCGCTGA
- a CDS encoding class I SAM-dependent methyltransferase, which translates to MSASTSASCAPDARAQFLDLLNAALHGETLVKLVLARHVGADQTLQRIIAKPLQVKGQPCLSLVYRHQTRDITRNLPLDQAQVLVAELLPDSFRNAHLFDADGEVQLTFSKKGKPMLQRHGAQAPRVADAGSGHDREKKRYLELSRPFLRDLGVTDAQGALIPSMSRKWKQINKFIEVFDHALANAPVSTEQALRVADFGSGKGYLTFAMHDYLRNSLGRDAQVTGVELRQDMVDLCNAAAARLDHPGLEFQCGDVRSVVPEAIEVMIALHACDIATDYAIHTGIRCNAAIIMCSPCCHKQIRPQLHSPGLLQPMLQYGLHLGQQAEMLTDSLRALYLEACGYETKVFEFISLEHTNKNKMILAVKRRQAGDNGALLEKIAQLKAFYGVQEHCLETLLRADGLL; encoded by the coding sequence ATGTCCGCCAGTACTTCTGCCTCTTGCGCGCCGGATGCGCGCGCTCAGTTTCTCGACCTGCTGAACGCCGCCCTGCACGGCGAAACCCTGGTCAAGCTGGTGCTGGCGCGCCATGTCGGTGCCGACCAGACCTTGCAACGGATCATTGCCAAGCCGCTGCAGGTCAAGGGCCAGCCGTGCCTGTCGCTGGTCTACCGCCACCAGACCCGCGACATCACCCGCAACCTGCCGCTGGACCAGGCCCAGGTGCTGGTTGCCGAACTGCTGCCGGACAGCTTCCGCAATGCCCACCTGTTCGATGCTGACGGCGAAGTGCAGCTGACCTTCAGCAAGAAGGGCAAACCGATGCTCCAGCGCCACGGTGCCCAGGCACCGCGCGTGGCCGATGCGGGCAGCGGGCATGACCGCGAGAAGAAGCGTTATCTGGAGCTGTCGCGGCCGTTTCTGCGCGACCTCGGTGTGACCGACGCACAAGGCGCACTGATCCCGTCCATGTCGCGCAAGTGGAAGCAGATCAACAAGTTCATCGAGGTTTTCGACCACGCCCTGGCCAATGCACCGGTGTCGACGGAACAGGCGCTGCGGGTGGCCGACTTCGGTTCGGGCAAGGGCTACCTGACTTTTGCCATGCATGACTACCTGCGCAACAGTTTGGGCCGCGACGCACAGGTCACCGGCGTGGAGCTGCGCCAGGACATGGTCGACCTGTGCAACGCCGCGGCCGCACGCCTCGACCACCCAGGCCTGGAGTTCCAGTGTGGTGATGTGCGCAGCGTGGTGCCTGAGGCCATCGAGGTGATGATCGCCTTGCATGCCTGTGACATCGCCACCGACTACGCCATCCACACTGGCATCCGCTGCAACGCCGCGATCATCATGTGCTCGCCGTGCTGCCACAAGCAGATCCGCCCGCAACTGCACAGCCCGGGGTTGCTGCAACCCATGCTGCAGTACGGCCTGCACCTGGGCCAGCAGGCCGAAATGCTGACCGACAGCCTGCGTGCGCTGTACCTGGAAGCCTGTGGCTATGAAACCAAGGTGTTCGAGTTCATTTCGCTGGAGCACACCAACAAGAACAAGATGATTCTTGCGGTGAAGCGGCGGCAGGCGGGAGATAACGGGGCGTTGCTGGAGAAGATTGCCCAGCTCAAGGCGTTCTATGGGGTGCAGGAGCATTGCCTGGAAACGTTGTTGCGCGCGGATGGGTTGCTCTGA
- a CDS encoding TPM domain-containing protein, protein MTPFDEYHQRQIAEAIARAERHTDAELVTVLARRADDYAYWPLLCAAVLALTVPGLLHWLAAWPSVRGVLMGNVLLFVVLCLLLRNPRLADWLIPRALRRWRASRLAQQQFREQNLQRTAGATGVLIFVSEAERHVEILVDRGIEHCLDAEARAAIGARLAEQVRQGRTLQGFVECIEACGELLSQHVPPTHARNELPNRLVILD, encoded by the coding sequence ATGACCCCCTTCGACGAATACCATCAGCGGCAGATTGCCGAAGCCATTGCCCGTGCCGAACGGCATACCGATGCCGAACTGGTGACGGTGCTTGCCCGTCGTGCCGACGATTATGCGTATTGGCCGTTGTTGTGTGCCGCCGTGCTGGCACTGACCGTGCCCGGTCTGTTGCACTGGCTGGCGGCTTGGCCCAGCGTGCGTGGCGTGCTGATGGGCAACGTGCTGCTGTTCGTCGTTTTGTGCCTGCTGCTGCGCAACCCACGCCTGGCCGACTGGCTGATCCCCCGTGCCTTGCGCCGCTGGCGTGCCTCGCGCCTGGCTCAGCAGCAGTTTCGCGAGCAGAATCTGCAGCGCACAGCAGGCGCCACGGGCGTGCTGATTTTCGTCAGCGAGGCGGAGCGGCATGTGGAGATCCTGGTCGATCGGGGTATCGAGCACTGCCTGGATGCCGAAGCCCGTGCGGCCATCGGTGCCCGCTTGGCCGAGCAGGTGCGCCAGGGCCGTACCTTGCAGGGCTTTGTCGAGTGCATCGAAGCGTGTGGCGAGCTGCTTAGCCAGCACGTGCCGCCAACCCATGCACGCAACGAGTTGCCCAACCGCTTGGTGATTCTCGACTGA